CGCGGCAATGGGCACCCACCAGCGGCAGCGGTCCGCCAGGGCGCCCGCCACGGCCTCCGCGTAGGCGCGGAATTGTCCGGGCGCGCGGGGATTGGACCATCCCCCCCCGGCGGTGAACCAATGCGGCGCCGCGAACTCCTGGAGCACCACCACGGGGGTCATGGCGTGTTTCAGCGCGCCGTCCAGCACGGCGCGGTAATGGTCCAGGGCCGCCGTGTCCACCGCGCCGGGTTCCGGCTGAATCCGCGCCCAGGAGAGCCCCAGGCACAGGGCGTTCATGCCGAGCTTGGCGGACAGGGCGGTGTCCTCCCGGTGGCGGTTCCAGTGGTCCGCCGCCACCTCCGAGGTGGCGCCGTCGGCTATGCGGCTGGGACGCTGCTCCCAGCGCCACCAGTCGCTGTGGAAGTCGCCGCCCTCCACCTGGTGCGCGCACAGCGCGCCGCCGACGAGGAAGCCCTCCGGAAGGCGGCCGGATGTGTCGTGTGTTGGGGGCAATGCCGTGTCTCCCTGGTGGCGCCGGGCAGTTTCACCCGCATGGGCCGCCATGTTACCATGCCGGCCTGGGAGGCTGGAAATTCGCATCCGTGGGAGAACACTGTGACTCTGGACACCAACCTTGACACCGGGGCTGTGCGCGCCGCGCTCTGCGCCCTTGGCGAAACACCGGGGGTGGGTTTGCGTACGGTCAACCGCATTTACGCGGTGCTTGGCGGGAACGCTGCCCGGTGGCTGGCCCTTGCGGGGCGGTCCGCCGTCAACATCCTTTCCGCCGTGCCCGCCCTTAACCCGGTTCAGGCGCAGGCCCTCGCCGCGTGTCTTCCAGAACGGCTGGCGGATGCGGCGCGGCGGATGGAGGCGGCGCGCGCGGCGGGGTTGACCCCGGTCTGCCGTGCGGACGACGCCTACCCGGACACACTGTCTGAATCGCTCGGCGTTGACGCGCCCCCGTTGCTGTATCTGCGGGGGGAGCCCTCTTTGGCGGCGCGCCTGTCCGGGGCCGTGGTCGGCACGCGGGCCCCGTCGCCGCGGGGGCTCGCCTGCGCGGCGGCCTGCGCGGAGGTGTTGGCCAATGCGGGCGCGGTGGTGGTGAGCGGCGGCGCGGCCGGGGTGGACACGGCGGCCCATGACGCGGCGCTGGCCTGCGGCGGCGCCACCGTCGCCGTGCTGCCCCTGGGATTGCTTGAAGCATGCCCGCCTGCGCACTGGCGGGAGGCGCTTGATTCGGGGAGGCTGCTTCTGGTGAGCGAGTGCCCCCCAAACGCCCGGTGGCAGACCCATGCCGCCGTGGCCCGGAACCGCATTATCGCCGCCCTGGCGCGGCTGGTCTGCGTCATAGAACCCCGGAAAGTGGGCGGAAGCATTCAGACCGCCCGCCATGGGCTGGCCGGGGGGAGGCCGGTCTTCTGTGTCGGCGCCGTGGACCTGCCCGCCGGAATGGACCGGGAACTGCGCGCCCTGCCCAAAAGAAGGCCCGCCCTGGAAACCGCCCTGCGTGCCGCCCTGGAGGCCTCCGAAACCAATTCAGGCGCAACGGACCGGCTCTGCTGAGTGTCACACCCTGTCCTCCCATGGGTATCTTGGATACACCTGGTCCGATGATTGAAACGTAAAGATGGTTTCGCGGGTCTATAGCCTGATATCATAAGCCGGATGTTAGGAGTCGTACTGTAATAATCCAGCCTGTGGCCTGTCCGCTGAAACCCGTCAGGCACACCAGGCTGACAACCCCTAAATCAACCATTCTGGCGCATACGGCGGAACCATGCGCGCCCAGGTTCAAAACGCGGCGGCGGCCCACACGGGCCATATCCCGCCTCCGGAGCGGTTTCCTTGAAACAAGTCCCCTTCGAT
Above is a window of Candidatus Hydrogenedentota bacterium DNA encoding:
- a CDS encoding DNA-processing protein DprA, with the protein product MTLDTNLDTGAVRAALCALGETPGVGLRTVNRIYAVLGGNAARWLALAGRSAVNILSAVPALNPVQAQALAACLPERLADAARRMEAARAAGLTPVCRADDAYPDTLSESLGVDAPPLLYLRGEPSLAARLSGAVVGTRAPSPRGLACAAACAEVLANAGAVVVSGGAAGVDTAAHDAALACGGATVAVLPLGLLEACPPAHWREALDSGRLLLVSECPPNARWQTHAAVARNRIIAALARLVCVIEPRKVGGSIQTARHGLAGGRPVFCVGAVDLPAGMDRELRALPKRRPALETALRAALEASETNSGATDRLC